Proteins encoded together in one Cataglyphis hispanica isolate Lineage 1 chromosome 17, ULB_Chis1_1.0, whole genome shotgun sequence window:
- the LOC126855793 gene encoding putative mediator of RNA polymerase II transcription subunit 26 isoform X3, with the protein MAARQQREIAQQRRLLEQKEARLAVLRGAQEPAQQDRLARLRHKLDQQQSKLNRLRLLRSQTDQSRVNNATLTSDLDCIRALFNEKEKELSLAVAKVEELTRQLEELRGRQNAPAGGGSAGNVGGGLAGATGNGHLASPASAELEKLRRELMFRNKMNEQQNQMVSQQRQALAQRQAEMASIDARIAQLQSRLQRKRALNQRLAHQLGPNGGGGRGVVSGANNAGFPDTKLDGFNNGGKLRPTGNIAAIEPYSHIPNDNDFNLNKNDPKYQTLPYNTKFTVNFKTIEDDVNKNKIQHSASASQLGQRPSFQQYGHQIVHSQSQSHIQGQSQLLGSNQQQQQQHNQNLGNQPATIQSSCTYNNNNNNNNNNNSNNLISNAHNFSPDNLSQGLRLHQNHQQQQQSQTQQHQNSNVQQKQHNVVTGIGGASTTSNVVGVTTSSITQATQNSHRNLQQTIAGHQKPVSSVAPSFSVKSQIYQTSSTKIHPVMPQTLSLLGRGHNNNNNTAQNYIGNNQQQAAATTQLQSNAGNQEANYRHGYSAVQQQQQQQQYPNQTAGIHASSPAAVYQVQNSSNLTGFHGTVATTFGNSSQKYNQSSQLSNSNDLMQNQDQNQILNNQKVKFEPGKSQDKFEHALPPNNKHEQQQQQNRYDQNLTSKYEPQQQSGKHDPVGIQAKHEQHLHNIKYESGCQNSQQYGKHEQQQQHEGRLPIKYDHNSTQFKHEPSNTNQYKPESNKYENSGQSKFEAMPTKYEQNSTTKHVVDHVIAKFEIPAKTPYEFDSRPTTKGNDSERKNFNESRMDDKTKPALPPKPSKPNPPPRLTHHEKIDVPSSEGINEGKMTNANLNSRSDKDEDIPPIPTSEPPESPTETQLANHQIIKARPLTLKKAPISEQPKLRYKSNVHVSINRRIEMPPAFLFPETEIPADLMQTEQQQQQQQHQQQIIDTTDNCKSSVVTDDIGDGEKLEEADIIDALNVINIEDKPSKMKTDSELTGEMEIDGGKISEVMRRKKGNLKSSNTTGSGSGKVNLSRRVSFDPLALLLDASLEGELELVKKTAKEVANPSSANDEGITALHNAICAGHLEIVKFLVEFGCDVNAQDSDGWTPLHCAASCNNLSMVRFLVEHGACIFATTLSDHETAAEKCEEDEEGFDGCSEYLYSVQEKLGIMNNGQVYAVFDYEAQHADELSLKNGDSVIVLRKGDDNEREWWWSKLGHKEGYVPRNLLGLYPRVQPVKAVD; encoded by the exons cttCCGATCTGGACTGCATCAGAGCCCTGTTCAATGAGAAGGAGAAGGAGCTCTCGCTGGCCGTTGCAAAGGTCGAGGAGTTGACGCGTCAGCTGGAGGAACTCCGGGGTCGTCAAAATGCCCCCGCCGGTGGTGGAAGCGCCGGCAACGTCGGGGGCGGTCTCGCGGGTGCCACCGGCAACGGACACCTGGCCAGCCCGGCTAGCGCCGAACTGGAGAAACTTAGGAGAGAGCTTATG TTTCGCAACAAGATGAACGAACAGCAAAACCAAATGGTGTCCCAACAACGTCAGGCTCTGGCTCAACGGCAGGCCGAGATGGCATCGATAGACGCGCGAATAGCTCAGCTCCAAAGTCGACTTCAGCGCAAGAGAGCGTTAAATCAGCGGCTGGCGCATCAACTGGGTCCTAACGGTGGCGGTGGACGTGGCGTCGTCAGCGGCGCTAACAACGCAGGATTCCCGGACACGAAACTCGACGGCTTTAACAACGGCGGCAAGCTGAGACCGACCGGCAACATCGCGGCGATCGAGCCGTATTCGCACATACCGAACGACAACGATTTTAATCTGAACAAAAACGACCCCAAGTACCAGACACTGCCGTACAACACCAAGTTCACGGTGAACTTCAAGACCATAGAGGACGATGTGAACAAAAACAAGATACAACACTCGGCGAGCGCCTCCCAGTTGGGACAGCGGCCGAGTTTTCAGCAATATGGACACCAAATCGTTCACAGTCAGTCGCAATCGCACATTCAGG GGCAATCTCAATTACTAGGAAGCAatcagcagcaacaacagcaacacAATCAAAATCTCGGCAATCAACCCGCAACGATTCAATCGAGTTGCACctacaataataacaataacaataataacaacaacaataGTAACAATCTTATCAGCAACGCGCACAACTTCAGTCCGGATAATCTGTCTCAAGGTCTTCGTCTTCATCAGAACcatcaacaacaacaacaatctCAGACACAGCAACATCAGAATAGCAACGTCCAGCAAAAGCAACACAACGTCGTGACTGGCATTGGCGGCGCATCGACGACATCGAATGTCGTCGGTGTGACCACTTCGTCGATCACGCAAGCCACGCAAAACTCGCATCGGAACCTACAACAGACTATAGCTGGACATCAGAAACCAGTATCAAGCGTAGCGCCGAGTTTTTCCGTCAAATCGCAGATCTATCAGACTTCCTCGACCAAAATTCATCCGGTGATGCCGCAAACGTTGAGCCTATTGGGTCGCGGGcataacaacaataataatacagcGCAGAACTACATTGGCAATAATCAGCAGCAAGCAGCAGCGACCACGCAGCTGCAATCCAATGCGGGAAATCAAGAAGCGAATTATAGACACGGTTACTCTGCTGTccaacagcagcaacaacaacaacagtaTCCTAATCAGACGGCTGGTATTCACGCGTCCTCGCCGGCAGCCGTCTATCAGGTTCAGAATTCATCGAATCTCACTGGTTTTCATGGCACCGTCGCGACGACCTTCGGAAATTCTTCCCAGAAGTACAACCAGTCCTCGCAGTTATCGAATTCCAACGATCTCATGCAAAACCAGGATCAAAACCAGATATTGAACAATCAGAAGGTCAAGTTTGAGCCAGGAAAAAGTCAGGATAAGTTTGAACACGCTTTACCGCCCAATAATAAGCAtgaacaacagcagcagcagaaTAGGTACGATCAGAATCTCACGAGTAAATACGAGCCCCAGCAACAGAGCGGCAAGCATGATCCAGTCGGAATTCAGGCGAAGCACGAGCAGCATTTGCAcaacattaaatatgaatCCGGTTGCCAGAATTCGCAACAGTACGGCAAACACgagcaacaacagcagcacGAAGGAAGATTGCCGATCAAGTACGATCACAATTCGACACAGTTCAAGCACGAGCCTTCAAATACTAACCAATATAAGCCGGAGTCGAACAAGTACGAGAACAGCGGTCAGAGCAAATTCGAAGCGATGCCGACTAAATACGAGCAGAATTCCACAACGAAGCATGTAGTCGATCACGTAATCGCCAAGTTCGAGATTCCCGCGAAAACTCCGTACGAGTTTGACAGCAGACCGACGACCAAGGGCAACGACAGCGAGAGGAAGAATTTCAATGAGTCGCGAATGGATGATAAGACAAAGCCGGCACTGCCGCCGAAACCTAGCAAACCGAATCCACCGCCAAGATTGACTCATCATGAGAAGATCGATGTGCCGTCATCCGAAGGCATCAACGAGGGCAAGATGACCAATGCGAATCTCAATTCTAG GTCCGACAAGGACGAGGATATACCGCCAATTCCCACGTCAGAACCGCCGGAATCTCCTACGGAGACACAGCTGGCAAATCATCAAATCATCAAGGCTCGGCCACTGACTCTGAAGAAAGCACCAATATCGGAGCAGCCCAAGCTGAGATACAAATCCAATGTTCACGTATCGATAAATCGACGAATTGAAATGCCCCCGGCCTTCCTGTTCCCGGAAACGGAAATCCCGGCGGATCTTATGCAGACCgagcaacaacagcagcagcagcaacatcAACAGCAAATTATTGATACTACGGACAATTGTAAGAGCTCCGTTGTAACCGACGATATCGGCGACGGCGAAAAACTGGAAGAGGCAGATATCATCGATGCTCTGAATGTCATCAATATCGAGGATAAACCATCGAAGATGAAGACTGATTCGGAACTAACTGGCGAAATGGAAATAGACGGAGGGAAGATATCGGAGGTGATGAGGAGGAAAAAGGGAAATCTCAAGTCGTCGAACACGACAGGGAGCGGAAGCGGTAAGGTCAATCTATCCAGACGGGTATCCTTCGATCCGTTGGCGCTGTTGCTCGATGCTAGTCTCGAGGGAGAGCTGGAGCTCGTGAAGAAGACCGCGAAGGAGGTTGCCAATCCGAGCTCCGCCAACGACGAGGGTATCACTGCTCTGCACAACGCCATATGCGCCGGTCACCTCGAGATTGTCAAGTTTCTCGTAGAATTCGGCTGCGATGTCAACGCCCAGGACAGCGACGGATG gacACCGTTACATTGTGCCGCCAGTTGTAACAATCTATCCATGGTGAGATTCTTGGTCGAACACGGGGCCTGTATCTTCGCAACCACTCTTTCGGATCATGAGACTGCCGCGGAGAAGTGCGAGGAGGACGAAGAAGGCTTCGACGGATGTTCAGAGTACTTGTACA GTGTTCAAGAGAAATTGGGAATTATGAATAATGGTCAGGTATATGCGGTTTTTGATTACGAGGCGCAACATGCCGACGAGCTCTCGTTGAAGAACGGCGACTCCGTGATCGTACTTCGAAAGGGTGATGATAACGAACGGGAATGGTGGTGGAGTAAACTAGGACATAAGGAAGGCTATGTACCTCGGAATTTATTGGGG TTATATCCCAGAGTGCAACCAGTGAAAGCGGTTGATTAA
- the LOC126855793 gene encoding putative mediator of RNA polymerase II transcription subunit 26 isoform X2 gives MLVNNRGGHTDRDGMREGSGNVADVLAVGGGGAVLVLSELESMAARQQREIAQQRRLLEQKEARLAVLRGAQEPAQQDRLARLRHKLDQQQSKLNRLRLLRSQTDQSRVNNATLTSDLDCIRALFNEKEKELSLAVAKVEELTRQLEELRGRQNAPAGGGSAGNVGGGLAGATGNGHLASPASAELEKLRRELMFRNKMNEQQNQMVSQQRQALAQRQAEMASIDARIAQLQSRLQRKRALNQRLAHQLGPNGGGGRGVVSGANNAGFPDTKLDGFNNGGKLRPTGNIAAIEPYSHIPNDNDFNLNKNDPKYQTLPYNTKFTVNFKTIEDDVNKNKIQHSASASQLGQRPSFQQYGHQIVHSQSQSHIQGQSQLLGSNQQQQQQHNQNLGNQPATIQSSCTYNNNNNNNNNNNSNNLISNAHNFSPDNLSQGLRLHQNHQQQQQSQTQQHQNSNVQQKQHNVVTGIGGASTTSNVVGVTTSSITQATQNSHRNLQQTIAGHQKPVSSVAPSFSVKSQIYQTSSTKIHPVMPQTLSLLGRGHNNNNNTAQNYIGNNQQQAAATTQLQSNAGNQEANYRHGYSAVQQQQQQQQYPNQTAGIHASSPAAVYQVQNSSNLTGFHGTVATTFGNSSQKYNQSSQLSNSNDLMQNQDQNQILNNQKVKFEPGKSQDKFEHALPPNNKHEQQQQQNRYDQNLTSKYEPQQQSGKHDPVGIQAKHEQHLHNIKYESGCQNSQQYGKHEQQQQHEGRLPIKYDHNSTQFKHEPSNTNQYKPESNKYENSGQSKFEAMPTKYEQNSTTKHVVDHVIAKFEIPAKTPYEFDSRPTTKGNDSERKNFNESRMDDKTKPALPPKPSKPNPPPRLTHHEKIDVPSSEGINEGKMTNANLNSRSDKDEDIPPIPTSEPPESPTETQLANHQIIKARPLTLKKAPISEQPKLRYKSNVHVSINRRIEMPPAFLFPETEIPADLMQTEQQQQQQQHQQQIIDTTDNCKSSVVTDDIGDGEKLEEADIIDALNVINIEDKPSKMKTDSELTGEMEIDGGKISEVMRRKKGNLKSSNTTGSGSGKVNLSRRVSFDPLALLLDASLEGELELVKKTAKEVANPSSANDEGITALHNAICAGHLEIVKFLVEFGCDVNAQDSDGWTPLHCAASCNNLSMVRFLVEHGACIFATTLSDHETAAEKCEEDEEGFDGCSEYLYSVQEKLGIMNNGQVYAVFDYEAQHADELSLKNGDSVIVLRKGDDNEREWWWSKLGHKEGYVPRNLLGLYPRVQPVKAVD, from the exons cttCCGATCTGGACTGCATCAGAGCCCTGTTCAATGAGAAGGAGAAGGAGCTCTCGCTGGCCGTTGCAAAGGTCGAGGAGTTGACGCGTCAGCTGGAGGAACTCCGGGGTCGTCAAAATGCCCCCGCCGGTGGTGGAAGCGCCGGCAACGTCGGGGGCGGTCTCGCGGGTGCCACCGGCAACGGACACCTGGCCAGCCCGGCTAGCGCCGAACTGGAGAAACTTAGGAGAGAGCTTATG TTTCGCAACAAGATGAACGAACAGCAAAACCAAATGGTGTCCCAACAACGTCAGGCTCTGGCTCAACGGCAGGCCGAGATGGCATCGATAGACGCGCGAATAGCTCAGCTCCAAAGTCGACTTCAGCGCAAGAGAGCGTTAAATCAGCGGCTGGCGCATCAACTGGGTCCTAACGGTGGCGGTGGACGTGGCGTCGTCAGCGGCGCTAACAACGCAGGATTCCCGGACACGAAACTCGACGGCTTTAACAACGGCGGCAAGCTGAGACCGACCGGCAACATCGCGGCGATCGAGCCGTATTCGCACATACCGAACGACAACGATTTTAATCTGAACAAAAACGACCCCAAGTACCAGACACTGCCGTACAACACCAAGTTCACGGTGAACTTCAAGACCATAGAGGACGATGTGAACAAAAACAAGATACAACACTCGGCGAGCGCCTCCCAGTTGGGACAGCGGCCGAGTTTTCAGCAATATGGACACCAAATCGTTCACAGTCAGTCGCAATCGCACATTCAGG GGCAATCTCAATTACTAGGAAGCAatcagcagcaacaacagcaacacAATCAAAATCTCGGCAATCAACCCGCAACGATTCAATCGAGTTGCACctacaataataacaataacaataataacaacaacaataGTAACAATCTTATCAGCAACGCGCACAACTTCAGTCCGGATAATCTGTCTCAAGGTCTTCGTCTTCATCAGAACcatcaacaacaacaacaatctCAGACACAGCAACATCAGAATAGCAACGTCCAGCAAAAGCAACACAACGTCGTGACTGGCATTGGCGGCGCATCGACGACATCGAATGTCGTCGGTGTGACCACTTCGTCGATCACGCAAGCCACGCAAAACTCGCATCGGAACCTACAACAGACTATAGCTGGACATCAGAAACCAGTATCAAGCGTAGCGCCGAGTTTTTCCGTCAAATCGCAGATCTATCAGACTTCCTCGACCAAAATTCATCCGGTGATGCCGCAAACGTTGAGCCTATTGGGTCGCGGGcataacaacaataataatacagcGCAGAACTACATTGGCAATAATCAGCAGCAAGCAGCAGCGACCACGCAGCTGCAATCCAATGCGGGAAATCAAGAAGCGAATTATAGACACGGTTACTCTGCTGTccaacagcagcaacaacaacaacagtaTCCTAATCAGACGGCTGGTATTCACGCGTCCTCGCCGGCAGCCGTCTATCAGGTTCAGAATTCATCGAATCTCACTGGTTTTCATGGCACCGTCGCGACGACCTTCGGAAATTCTTCCCAGAAGTACAACCAGTCCTCGCAGTTATCGAATTCCAACGATCTCATGCAAAACCAGGATCAAAACCAGATATTGAACAATCAGAAGGTCAAGTTTGAGCCAGGAAAAAGTCAGGATAAGTTTGAACACGCTTTACCGCCCAATAATAAGCAtgaacaacagcagcagcagaaTAGGTACGATCAGAATCTCACGAGTAAATACGAGCCCCAGCAACAGAGCGGCAAGCATGATCCAGTCGGAATTCAGGCGAAGCACGAGCAGCATTTGCAcaacattaaatatgaatCCGGTTGCCAGAATTCGCAACAGTACGGCAAACACgagcaacaacagcagcacGAAGGAAGATTGCCGATCAAGTACGATCACAATTCGACACAGTTCAAGCACGAGCCTTCAAATACTAACCAATATAAGCCGGAGTCGAACAAGTACGAGAACAGCGGTCAGAGCAAATTCGAAGCGATGCCGACTAAATACGAGCAGAATTCCACAACGAAGCATGTAGTCGATCACGTAATCGCCAAGTTCGAGATTCCCGCGAAAACTCCGTACGAGTTTGACAGCAGACCGACGACCAAGGGCAACGACAGCGAGAGGAAGAATTTCAATGAGTCGCGAATGGATGATAAGACAAAGCCGGCACTGCCGCCGAAACCTAGCAAACCGAATCCACCGCCAAGATTGACTCATCATGAGAAGATCGATGTGCCGTCATCCGAAGGCATCAACGAGGGCAAGATGACCAATGCGAATCTCAATTCTAG GTCCGACAAGGACGAGGATATACCGCCAATTCCCACGTCAGAACCGCCGGAATCTCCTACGGAGACACAGCTGGCAAATCATCAAATCATCAAGGCTCGGCCACTGACTCTGAAGAAAGCACCAATATCGGAGCAGCCCAAGCTGAGATACAAATCCAATGTTCACGTATCGATAAATCGACGAATTGAAATGCCCCCGGCCTTCCTGTTCCCGGAAACGGAAATCCCGGCGGATCTTATGCAGACCgagcaacaacagcagcagcagcaacatcAACAGCAAATTATTGATACTACGGACAATTGTAAGAGCTCCGTTGTAACCGACGATATCGGCGACGGCGAAAAACTGGAAGAGGCAGATATCATCGATGCTCTGAATGTCATCAATATCGAGGATAAACCATCGAAGATGAAGACTGATTCGGAACTAACTGGCGAAATGGAAATAGACGGAGGGAAGATATCGGAGGTGATGAGGAGGAAAAAGGGAAATCTCAAGTCGTCGAACACGACAGGGAGCGGAAGCGGTAAGGTCAATCTATCCAGACGGGTATCCTTCGATCCGTTGGCGCTGTTGCTCGATGCTAGTCTCGAGGGAGAGCTGGAGCTCGTGAAGAAGACCGCGAAGGAGGTTGCCAATCCGAGCTCCGCCAACGACGAGGGTATCACTGCTCTGCACAACGCCATATGCGCCGGTCACCTCGAGATTGTCAAGTTTCTCGTAGAATTCGGCTGCGATGTCAACGCCCAGGACAGCGACGGATG gacACCGTTACATTGTGCCGCCAGTTGTAACAATCTATCCATGGTGAGATTCTTGGTCGAACACGGGGCCTGTATCTTCGCAACCACTCTTTCGGATCATGAGACTGCCGCGGAGAAGTGCGAGGAGGACGAAGAAGGCTTCGACGGATGTTCAGAGTACTTGTACA GTGTTCAAGAGAAATTGGGAATTATGAATAATGGTCAGGTATATGCGGTTTTTGATTACGAGGCGCAACATGCCGACGAGCTCTCGTTGAAGAACGGCGACTCCGTGATCGTACTTCGAAAGGGTGATGATAACGAACGGGAATGGTGGTGGAGTAAACTAGGACATAAGGAAGGCTATGTACCTCGGAATTTATTGGGG TTATATCCCAGAGTGCAACCAGTGAAAGCGGTTGATTAA
- the LOC126855793 gene encoding putative mediator of RNA polymerase II transcription subunit 26 isoform X4, with translation MREGSGNVADVLAVGGGGAVLVLSELESMAARQQREIAQQRRLLEQKEARLAVLRGAQEPAQQDRLARLRHKLDQQQSKLNRLRLLRSQTDQSRVNNATLTSDLDCIRALFNEKEKELSLAVAKVEELTRQLEELRGRQNAPAGGGSAGNVGGGLAGATGNGHLASPASAELEKLRRELMFRNKMNEQQNQMVSQQRQALAQRQAEMASIDARIAQLQSRLQRKRALNQRLAHQLGPNGGGGRGVVSGANNAGFPDTKLDGFNNGGKLRPTGNIAAIEPYSHIPNDNDFNLNKNDPKYQTLPYNTKFTVNFKTIEDDVNKNKIQHSASASQLGQRPSFQQYGHQIVHSQSQSHIQGQSQLLGSNQQQQQQHNQNLGNQPATIQSSCTYNNNNNNNNNNNSNNLISNAHNFSPDNLSQGLRLHQNHQQQQQSQTQQHQNSNVQQKQHNVVTGIGGASTTSNVVGVTTSSITQATQNSHRNLQQTIAGHQKPVSSVAPSFSVKSQIYQTSSTKIHPVMPQTLSLLGRGHNNNNNTAQNYIGNNQQQAAATTQLQSNAGNQEANYRHGYSAVQQQQQQQQYPNQTAGIHASSPAAVYQVQNSSNLTGFHGTVATTFGNSSQKYNQSSQLSNSNDLMQNQDQNQILNNQKVKFEPGKSQDKFEHALPPNNKHEQQQQQNRYDQNLTSKYEPQQQSGKHDPVGIQAKHEQHLHNIKYESGCQNSQQYGKHEQQQQHEGRLPIKYDHNSTQFKHEPSNTNQYKPESNKYENSGQSKFEAMPTKYEQNSTTKHVVDHVIAKFEIPAKTPYEFDSRPTTKGNDSERKNFNESRMDDKTKPALPPKPSKPNPPPRLTHHEKIDVPSSEGINEGKMTNANLNSRSDKDEDIPPIPTSEPPESPTETQLANHQIIKARPLTLKKAPISEQPKLRYKSNVHVSINRRIEMPPAFLFPETEIPADLMQTEQQQQQQQHQQQIIDTTDNCKSSVVTDDIGDGEKLEEADIIDALNVINIEDKPSKMKTDSELTGEMEIDGGKISEVMRRKKGNLKSSNTTGSGSGKVNLSRRVSFDPLALLLDASLEGELELVKKTAKEVANPSSANDEGITALHNAICAGHLEIVKFLVEFGCDVNAQDSDGWTPLHCAASCNNLSMVRFLVEHGACIFATTLSDHETAAEKCEEDEEGFDGCSEYLYSVQEKLGIMNNGQVYAVFDYEAQHADELSLKNGDSVIVLRKGDDNEREWWWSKLGHKEGYVPRNLLGLYPRVQPVKAVD, from the exons cttCCGATCTGGACTGCATCAGAGCCCTGTTCAATGAGAAGGAGAAGGAGCTCTCGCTGGCCGTTGCAAAGGTCGAGGAGTTGACGCGTCAGCTGGAGGAACTCCGGGGTCGTCAAAATGCCCCCGCCGGTGGTGGAAGCGCCGGCAACGTCGGGGGCGGTCTCGCGGGTGCCACCGGCAACGGACACCTGGCCAGCCCGGCTAGCGCCGAACTGGAGAAACTTAGGAGAGAGCTTATG TTTCGCAACAAGATGAACGAACAGCAAAACCAAATGGTGTCCCAACAACGTCAGGCTCTGGCTCAACGGCAGGCCGAGATGGCATCGATAGACGCGCGAATAGCTCAGCTCCAAAGTCGACTTCAGCGCAAGAGAGCGTTAAATCAGCGGCTGGCGCATCAACTGGGTCCTAACGGTGGCGGTGGACGTGGCGTCGTCAGCGGCGCTAACAACGCAGGATTCCCGGACACGAAACTCGACGGCTTTAACAACGGCGGCAAGCTGAGACCGACCGGCAACATCGCGGCGATCGAGCCGTATTCGCACATACCGAACGACAACGATTTTAATCTGAACAAAAACGACCCCAAGTACCAGACACTGCCGTACAACACCAAGTTCACGGTGAACTTCAAGACCATAGAGGACGATGTGAACAAAAACAAGATACAACACTCGGCGAGCGCCTCCCAGTTGGGACAGCGGCCGAGTTTTCAGCAATATGGACACCAAATCGTTCACAGTCAGTCGCAATCGCACATTCAGG GGCAATCTCAATTACTAGGAAGCAatcagcagcaacaacagcaacacAATCAAAATCTCGGCAATCAACCCGCAACGATTCAATCGAGTTGCACctacaataataacaataacaataataacaacaacaataGTAACAATCTTATCAGCAACGCGCACAACTTCAGTCCGGATAATCTGTCTCAAGGTCTTCGTCTTCATCAGAACcatcaacaacaacaacaatctCAGACACAGCAACATCAGAATAGCAACGTCCAGCAAAAGCAACACAACGTCGTGACTGGCATTGGCGGCGCATCGACGACATCGAATGTCGTCGGTGTGACCACTTCGTCGATCACGCAAGCCACGCAAAACTCGCATCGGAACCTACAACAGACTATAGCTGGACATCAGAAACCAGTATCAAGCGTAGCGCCGAGTTTTTCCGTCAAATCGCAGATCTATCAGACTTCCTCGACCAAAATTCATCCGGTGATGCCGCAAACGTTGAGCCTATTGGGTCGCGGGcataacaacaataataatacagcGCAGAACTACATTGGCAATAATCAGCAGCAAGCAGCAGCGACCACGCAGCTGCAATCCAATGCGGGAAATCAAGAAGCGAATTATAGACACGGTTACTCTGCTGTccaacagcagcaacaacaacaacagtaTCCTAATCAGACGGCTGGTATTCACGCGTCCTCGCCGGCAGCCGTCTATCAGGTTCAGAATTCATCGAATCTCACTGGTTTTCATGGCACCGTCGCGACGACCTTCGGAAATTCTTCCCAGAAGTACAACCAGTCCTCGCAGTTATCGAATTCCAACGATCTCATGCAAAACCAGGATCAAAACCAGATATTGAACAATCAGAAGGTCAAGTTTGAGCCAGGAAAAAGTCAGGATAAGTTTGAACACGCTTTACCGCCCAATAATAAGCAtgaacaacagcagcagcagaaTAGGTACGATCAGAATCTCACGAGTAAATACGAGCCCCAGCAACAGAGCGGCAAGCATGATCCAGTCGGAATTCAGGCGAAGCACGAGCAGCATTTGCAcaacattaaatatgaatCCGGTTGCCAGAATTCGCAACAGTACGGCAAACACgagcaacaacagcagcacGAAGGAAGATTGCCGATCAAGTACGATCACAATTCGACACAGTTCAAGCACGAGCCTTCAAATACTAACCAATATAAGCCGGAGTCGAACAAGTACGAGAACAGCGGTCAGAGCAAATTCGAAGCGATGCCGACTAAATACGAGCAGAATTCCACAACGAAGCATGTAGTCGATCACGTAATCGCCAAGTTCGAGATTCCCGCGAAAACTCCGTACGAGTTTGACAGCAGACCGACGACCAAGGGCAACGACAGCGAGAGGAAGAATTTCAATGAGTCGCGAATGGATGATAAGACAAAGCCGGCACTGCCGCCGAAACCTAGCAAACCGAATCCACCGCCAAGATTGACTCATCATGAGAAGATCGATGTGCCGTCATCCGAAGGCATCAACGAGGGCAAGATGACCAATGCGAATCTCAATTCTAG GTCCGACAAGGACGAGGATATACCGCCAATTCCCACGTCAGAACCGCCGGAATCTCCTACGGAGACACAGCTGGCAAATCATCAAATCATCAAGGCTCGGCCACTGACTCTGAAGAAAGCACCAATATCGGAGCAGCCCAAGCTGAGATACAAATCCAATGTTCACGTATCGATAAATCGACGAATTGAAATGCCCCCGGCCTTCCTGTTCCCGGAAACGGAAATCCCGGCGGATCTTATGCAGACCgagcaacaacagcagcagcagcaacatcAACAGCAAATTATTGATACTACGGACAATTGTAAGAGCTCCGTTGTAACCGACGATATCGGCGACGGCGAAAAACTGGAAGAGGCAGATATCATCGATGCTCTGAATGTCATCAATATCGAGGATAAACCATCGAAGATGAAGACTGATTCGGAACTAACTGGCGAAATGGAAATAGACGGAGGGAAGATATCGGAGGTGATGAGGAGGAAAAAGGGAAATCTCAAGTCGTCGAACACGACAGGGAGCGGAAGCGGTAAGGTCAATCTATCCAGACGGGTATCCTTCGATCCGTTGGCGCTGTTGCTCGATGCTAGTCTCGAGGGAGAGCTGGAGCTCGTGAAGAAGACCGCGAAGGAGGTTGCCAATCCGAGCTCCGCCAACGACGAGGGTATCACTGCTCTGCACAACGCCATATGCGCCGGTCACCTCGAGATTGTCAAGTTTCTCGTAGAATTCGGCTGCGATGTCAACGCCCAGGACAGCGACGGATG gacACCGTTACATTGTGCCGCCAGTTGTAACAATCTATCCATGGTGAGATTCTTGGTCGAACACGGGGCCTGTATCTTCGCAACCACTCTTTCGGATCATGAGACTGCCGCGGAGAAGTGCGAGGAGGACGAAGAAGGCTTCGACGGATGTTCAGAGTACTTGTACA GTGTTCAAGAGAAATTGGGAATTATGAATAATGGTCAGGTATATGCGGTTTTTGATTACGAGGCGCAACATGCCGACGAGCTCTCGTTGAAGAACGGCGACTCCGTGATCGTACTTCGAAAGGGTGATGATAACGAACGGGAATGGTGGTGGAGTAAACTAGGACATAAGGAAGGCTATGTACCTCGGAATTTATTGGGG TTATATCCCAGAGTGCAACCAGTGAAAGCGGTTGATTAA